The Bacillus sp. (in: firmicutes) genome has a window encoding:
- the asnB gene encoding asparagine synthase (glutamine-hydrolyzing), producing MCGIAGYIDSLCHTSHDELQATVLRMTDTLQSRGPDFGDSWVDEQNGIALGHRRLSVIDLSSEGHQPMLSKSGRYVLIFNGEIYNYVALRSELEQAGVVFKGRSDTEVMIESIEKWGMKKALTKFTGMFAFALWDRKERLLYLARDRMGEKPLYYGWMGHTFLFGSELKALKVHPEFVWKVNRDALPIYLRYNCIPAPFSIYGNIYKVMPATYLVINPAKPFHVSKPIAFWSAKKAAENGFQFPLLCSEEEAISQLDQVLRTAVKQQMVSDVPLGAFLSGGIDSSTIVALMQCQSSRPIKTFTIGYHQTEYNEATYAKEVASYLQTDHTELYVTEKQAMEVIPKLPFIYDEPFSDSSQIPTFLVSELARQYVTVCLSGDGGDELFGGYNRHVWGEKIWKRIHYVPKSVRSIAALSLEKISPQKLENSWFIPSKYKNRFLGEYLHKLAGTLKANSFVEMYQSLTSHWKNPQQVVKNHYFNEPFHHDPFTNFSTLTETMMYLDMIHYLPDDILVKVDRASMSVSLETRNPFLDHNVVEFAWRIPLSMKIKENQSKWLLRQLLYKYVDRELIDRPKHGFGVPIGYWLRGSLKEWAEELLDEKRLLTEGYFQPSPVRKKWEEHLSGKRNWHHHLWDILMFQSWLEKEKQPRD from the coding sequence ATGTGCGGTATAGCAGGCTATATTGATTCATTGTGTCACACAAGTCACGATGAACTCCAAGCAACTGTTTTACGCATGACCGACACATTGCAATCAAGAGGACCTGATTTTGGCGATAGTTGGGTGGATGAACAAAACGGTATTGCACTTGGCCACCGGCGTTTGTCTGTCATTGACTTGTCCTCTGAAGGACATCAGCCTATGCTTTCAAAGAGCGGCCGATACGTTTTAATCTTTAATGGTGAAATCTACAATTACGTTGCTCTTCGTTCAGAACTTGAACAAGCAGGTGTCGTATTTAAAGGTCGTTCCGATACAGAGGTTATGATTGAAAGTATTGAGAAGTGGGGAATGAAAAAAGCATTAACAAAATTTACGGGAATGTTTGCATTTGCTTTATGGGATCGGAAAGAACGGCTCCTCTATCTCGCACGAGACCGTATGGGTGAAAAACCTCTCTATTACGGTTGGATGGGTCACACGTTTTTGTTTGGGTCCGAGTTAAAGGCGTTGAAAGTACATCCTGAATTTGTATGGAAGGTGAATCGGGATGCGTTGCCCATATATTTACGTTATAACTGTATCCCGGCCCCTTTTTCCATTTATGGAAATATATATAAAGTAATGCCTGCGACTTATCTCGTCATAAACCCTGCTAAACCATTTCATGTGTCAAAACCAATTGCGTTTTGGTCAGCAAAAAAAGCAGCAGAAAACGGATTTCAATTTCCCCTTCTTTGCTCGGAAGAAGAAGCTATCTCTCAACTGGATCAAGTGTTACGAACGGCCGTAAAGCAACAAATGGTCTCGGATGTTCCGCTTGGTGCGTTCCTATCAGGAGGAATTGATTCCTCTACGATTGTAGCACTTATGCAATGCCAGAGCAGTCGGCCAATTAAGACTTTTACGATTGGTTATCACCAGACAGAGTACAACGAAGCAACGTATGCAAAAGAAGTTGCTTCGTATTTACAAACCGATCATACAGAATTGTATGTGACAGAAAAACAAGCGATGGAAGTGATTCCTAAACTCCCTTTCATATACGATGAACCATTCTCAGACTCTTCTCAAATTCCAACGTTTTTAGTCTCAGAACTTGCACGGCAGTACGTAACTGTCTGTTTAAGTGGGGACGGAGGCGATGAATTATTCGGGGGCTATAATCGGCATGTCTGGGGTGAGAAAATTTGGAAGAGGATTCATTATGTACCTAAGAGTGTACGTTCTATAGCTGCTCTGTCACTAGAAAAAATCTCTCCACAGAAGCTGGAAAATAGTTGGTTTATTCCCTCTAAATACAAAAATCGTTTTCTAGGGGAATATTTACACAAACTCGCAGGTACTCTAAAAGCTAATTCGTTTGTAGAGATGTACCAGTCTCTAACCTCCCATTGGAAAAACCCCCAACAGGTAGTAAAGAACCACTATTTCAATGAACCATTTCATCATGATCCATTCACGAATTTTTCCACTTTGACCGAGACGATGATGTACCTCGATATGATCCATTATCTCCCAGATGATATCCTTGTAAAAGTAGATCGTGCTAGCATGAGCGTCAGTCTTGAAACGAGAAATCCGTTCTTGGACCACAATGTTGTCGAGTTTGCATGGCGTATTCCGTTATCAATGAAAATAAAGGAAAACCAAAGTAAATGGTTACTTAGACAGCTGTTATACAAATATGTTGATCGGGAATTGATCGACCGTCCCAAACACGGATTTGGTGTACCAATCGGCTATTGGCTTCGGGGGTCATTAAAGGAATGGGCGGAAGAATTATTAGACGAGAAACGTTTGCTGACAGAAGGGTATTTCCAACCATCACCTGTTAGAAAAAAATGGGAAGAGCATTTATCAGGAAAACGTAACTGGCATCACCATCTATGGGATATTTTAATGTTTCAATCATGGTTGGAAAAAGAAAAGCAACCACGGGATTAA
- a CDS encoding O-antigen ligase family protein codes for MREARNISVIWLSGGLILSTATQLRIPGSPVGPGEILLFLWMVMTFLLQWKNKRLFVTSLSRILVPFWFFMFLCLLIGSLFSLYLGVWTPGVARTFFAYLFTSCLFIVLSFEKDWKPKILTIAKITTSVTVSVFLFLLLFNPRYSTIGPIDSWEGSIRFLAWSKNPNQVAMNVSIFLYISLYFCSIAKNYLHKAWYIGLAGACFWIGIETKSDALTVAFSVGLVILLISMWVKKVTQSQIGYWSGVWLKVLLPTFLCFTALIFGPSIHEGLKQEVSTISDEGDQGEERITLWRNGLKAIEASPFFGLGPGAFSGGDGPFEGMEAHNTFIDMGMNVGLVGISLYVGFLGWIAYLLIVRKEIILFTGLMTVLFYTLFHFTLRHPMYWFYLLFLLSVCVDQEKSKIKS; via the coding sequence ATGAGGGAAGCAAGAAACATTTCGGTTATCTGGCTTTCAGGCGGATTAATTTTATCAACAGCTACACAGCTTAGAATACCTGGATCACCAGTTGGGCCAGGAGAGATTTTGCTTTTTCTTTGGATGGTCATGACCTTTTTGCTGCAGTGGAAGAATAAGAGATTATTTGTAACATCGTTATCAAGAATACTCGTCCCCTTTTGGTTTTTTATGTTTTTATGTTTATTGATTGGATCTTTGTTCTCCCTATATCTCGGAGTATGGACTCCCGGTGTCGCCCGTACCTTTTTTGCTTATCTCTTTACAAGTTGCTTGTTTATCGTTCTTTCCTTTGAAAAAGATTGGAAACCGAAAATACTAACGATTGCCAAAATAACCACTTCCGTAACCGTCAGTGTATTTCTTTTTTTGCTCTTATTTAACCCGCGGTATTCTACTATTGGCCCGATTGATAGTTGGGAAGGCAGTATAAGGTTTTTAGCCTGGTCAAAAAACCCCAATCAGGTCGCCATGAATGTCTCAATTTTTCTTTATATAAGTCTTTATTTTTGTTCGATTGCAAAAAATTACCTTCATAAAGCCTGGTATATCGGTTTAGCAGGGGCTTGTTTTTGGATCGGTATAGAAACGAAAAGCGATGCCCTGACTGTCGCCTTTTCAGTTGGTTTAGTCATTTTACTTATTTCCATGTGGGTAAAAAAGGTTACCCAATCTCAAATCGGATATTGGTCAGGCGTATGGTTGAAAGTGTTACTACCTACATTCCTTTGTTTTACGGCATTGATATTTGGACCTTCGATACATGAAGGATTAAAACAGGAAGTGTCGACCATTTCTGATGAAGGGGATCAAGGAGAAGAGCGGATTACTTTATGGAGAAACGGGCTAAAAGCGATCGAAGCCTCCCCTTTTTTCGGCCTAGGTCCGGGGGCGTTTTCAGGAGGGGATGGTCCATTTGAAGGTATGGAAGCTCATAACACATTTATTGATATGGGGATGAATGTAGGGTTGGTAGGAATAAGTTTATATGTTGGCTTTCTAGGCTGGATTGCCTATTTATTAATTGTCAGAAAAGAGATTATTTTATTTACAGGTTTAATGACCGTCTTGTTTTATACTTTATTTCATTTCACTCTACGTCATCCAATGTATTGGTTTTATTTGTTGTTTCTCCTTTCAGTTTGTGTCGATCAAGAAAAATCAAAGATAAAAAGTTGA
- a CDS encoding DegT/DnrJ/EryC1/StrS family aminotransferase, which translates to MTNKRIFLSSPHMSGKEIDYVKEAFLTNWVAPLGPHVNLFEKELSQVVGSKGAVAVSSGTAGIHLALKLLNVGKGDVVFCSSLTFVASANPILYEGATPVFIDSEPFTWNMSPQALKRAFEDARREGKIPKAVIIVHLYGQSADMDLLLSICEEYQVPVIEDAAESLGATYKGKASGTLGKFGVYSFNGNKIITSSGGGMLVSDDEEALEKARFWATQSREPTKHYEHKEMGYNYRLSNVSAGIGRAQLRVLEERVNARRQVFEQYFAALSDYKGITFMPEASFGRSTRWLTAMTLDEELMGVSSLDLIHHLEKENIEARPVWKPMHLQPLFQGYRYYPHQPNESVSDLLFQKGICLPSGSNLSIEEQNRVITCIKNFLNHI; encoded by the coding sequence ATGACGAATAAGAGAATTTTTTTGTCCTCGCCTCATATGAGTGGGAAAGAAATCGATTATGTAAAAGAAGCGTTTCTTACAAATTGGGTCGCACCTCTAGGACCGCATGTTAATTTATTTGAAAAAGAATTATCTCAAGTCGTAGGATCAAAAGGAGCAGTCGCTGTAAGTTCCGGTACAGCAGGTATCCATCTTGCGTTAAAGCTGTTAAATGTAGGGAAAGGGGATGTCGTGTTTTGTTCTAGCCTAACCTTTGTGGCAAGTGCCAATCCCATTCTTTACGAAGGGGCAACTCCTGTTTTTATAGATTCGGAGCCTTTTACATGGAACATGTCACCACAAGCGTTAAAGAGGGCTTTTGAAGATGCAAGAAGGGAAGGAAAAATACCAAAAGCTGTTATTATCGTCCATTTATACGGACAAAGTGCTGATATGGATTTATTGCTATCAATATGTGAGGAATACCAGGTGCCAGTTATTGAAGATGCAGCTGAATCGCTTGGTGCTACTTATAAAGGAAAGGCAAGCGGGACTTTAGGCAAATTTGGGGTTTATTCATTTAACGGTAATAAAATTATTACTTCTTCAGGAGGAGGTATGTTAGTTTCGGATGATGAAGAAGCTCTTGAAAAGGCCCGTTTTTGGGCTACCCAATCAAGAGAGCCAACTAAACATTATGAACATAAAGAAATGGGATACAATTATCGTTTAAGCAATGTATCTGCTGGTATCGGAAGAGCTCAACTTCGTGTTCTAGAAGAACGTGTGAATGCTAGAAGGCAAGTATTTGAACAATATTTTGCAGCACTTTCTGACTATAAGGGAATAACATTTATGCCTGAAGCATCGTTCGGGCGTTCAACCAGATGGCTAACAGCAATGACATTGGATGAGGAACTTATGGGAGTTTCATCGCTCGATTTAATTCATCACCTAGAGAAAGAGAACATCGAAGCACGGCCGGTATGGAAACCTATGCATCTTCAGCCTCTGTTTCAAGGATATCGTTATTATCCACATCAGCCAAATGAAAGTGTATCCGATCTTTTGTTCCAAAAAGGGATTTGTTTGCCATCGGGGTCAAACCTTTCAATTGAAGAACAAAACCGGGTCATTACCTGTATTAAAAATTTCCTCAATCATATATAG
- a CDS encoding oligosaccharide flippase family protein, with the protein MQNRSANSSPFLGNALLYTIGSMITPAIGLILLPVYTSYLTPGEYGTITTIQALAGILQLVMLLSLHGAITRLYYEFLEKPNEQKTYLGSIFLFVLLFSSALSIFLFVLKPIIGSLLFKNIPVDPFYFYFIILSFFTSLSSIFHSVIRVKERPWSMIGGYMLKGILILSISLVVIIKLEMGASGALLANVMAEGIVLLVYFFICKRDMILSLSKPYIWMSLTFSIPLLPHTLSNWFIVASDRIILEKFIPLDQLGYYSLAAQMATVLRLLYMSINSAYVPRYNLLQKQGKTTENMNTYFFAIILVTGFLAIVSSGFLLQLLASESYYPAQKFLPFLFIGEMIQGVNFIIAAKLLYSKKTGSVSASSFIAGAINLVINLSLIPVIGVWGAVVSTIAAESIRFGFNFMWLKRMKRLHL; encoded by the coding sequence ATGCAAAATCGTTCCGCGAATAGCTCCCCTTTCTTAGGAAATGCGCTGTTATATACAATAGGTTCTATGATTACTCCGGCAATAGGGTTAATTTTGCTTCCCGTTTACACATCGTATTTAACACCAGGAGAATATGGTACCATCACGACCATTCAAGCGCTGGCAGGGATCTTGCAGCTGGTCATGTTACTGTCCCTTCATGGTGCAATTACAAGACTTTATTACGAATTCTTAGAAAAACCAAATGAGCAAAAAACGTATTTAGGGTCCATCTTCCTTTTTGTTCTCCTTTTTTCAAGTGCTCTTTCCATCTTTCTATTCGTATTGAAACCGATTATTGGGAGTTTGCTATTTAAAAATATTCCTGTTGATCCATTTTATTTTTACTTTATTATTTTATCTTTTTTTACCTCTCTTTCTTCTATCTTTCATTCCGTTATTAGAGTAAAAGAGCGGCCATGGTCAATGATTGGAGGATACATGTTAAAAGGTATTCTCATTCTTTCCATTTCGCTAGTTGTTATCATCAAATTGGAAATGGGGGCCTCTGGGGCATTACTGGCTAATGTTATGGCTGAAGGTATTGTTTTACTCGTTTATTTTTTCATTTGCAAACGTGATATGATTCTTTCCTTATCAAAACCTTATATATGGATGAGTTTGACATTTAGTATTCCCCTTTTACCGCATACGCTAAGTAACTGGTTTATCGTTGCTTCCGATCGCATTATCCTCGAAAAATTTATTCCGTTGGATCAGTTAGGTTATTATTCATTAGCTGCCCAGATGGCTACTGTTCTTCGGTTGCTCTATATGAGTATTAATAGTGCTTATGTTCCGAGATATAACTTGTTACAAAAACAAGGGAAAACCACTGAAAATATGAATACTTATTTTTTTGCCATCATTTTGGTTACGGGATTTCTAGCCATTGTTTCTTCTGGCTTTTTATTACAACTTTTGGCATCTGAGTCATACTATCCTGCGCAGAAATTTCTCCCTTTTTTATTCATTGGAGAAATGATTCAGGGAGTAAACTTTATCATTGCAGCTAAACTTCTGTATTCAAAAAAAACGGGCAGTGTTTCAGCAAGCAGTTTTATAGCTGGGGCTATTAACTTGGTTATCAATCTTTCTCTTATTCCTGTTATTGGAGTATGGGGAGCGGTTGTTTCCACAATAGCAGCTGAAAGTATACGGTTTGGCTTTAATTTCATGTGGCTAAAACGAATGAAACGCCTTCATTTATAA
- a CDS encoding metallophosphoesterase yields the protein MSILIGLTFFFITYYMLFVFPTWWVRIVRVETPLGLNKTVLQLSDLHVERLRVSPERLKKFINRECIDYIFLTGDYLDETWALPKLEAYLKVLEESNIPVFAVLGNHDYRLPDIAYLKTLFRNYHIFLLENETVSLDGFTLMGIDPYKKEWKRFIQNHTAQPFNERLIILCHDPNCFEHIIFNYDLGLAGHFHGKQLNIPFLFKLKPMGPFAKKGIYTGKHQLTTGKLYISNGLGQTKWNIRFLVRSEMTIHIV from the coding sequence ATGTCGATATTAATAGGGTTAACGTTTTTTTTCATTACTTATTACATGTTATTCGTGTTCCCAACCTGGTGGGTCAGAATCGTTCGTGTGGAAACACCTTTAGGACTCAATAAAACTGTTCTCCAGCTCAGTGATCTTCATGTAGAGAGATTAAGGGTATCTCCTGAACGGTTAAAAAAATTCATCAACAGAGAATGCATCGATTACATTTTTTTAACGGGTGATTACCTTGACGAAACGTGGGCCCTCCCCAAATTGGAAGCTTATTTAAAAGTATTGGAGGAATCGAATATTCCTGTATTTGCCGTTTTAGGTAATCATGATTACCGTCTCCCTGACATTGCTTATTTGAAAACACTATTTCGGAATTATCACATTTTCCTTCTTGAAAATGAGACGGTCTCATTGGACGGCTTTACCCTGATGGGGATTGATCCTTATAAAAAGGAATGGAAAAGATTTATTCAAAATCATACAGCACAGCCGTTTAACGAGCGACTTATCATTCTTTGTCATGATCCTAACTGTTTTGAACACATCATTTTTAATTATGACCTTGGATTAGCAGGGCATTTTCATGGGAAACAACTAAACATCCCTTTTCTTTTTAAATTGAAGCCAATGGGTCCTTTTGCTAAAAAAGGGATCTATACAGGCAAGCACCAGTTGACCACAGGGAAACTTTATATTTCAAACGGTCTTGGTCAAACCAAATGGAATATCCGTTTTTTAGTACGAAGTGAGATGACGATTCATATCGTTTAA
- a CDS encoding GMC family oxidoreductase has translation MTSQIFTVSPQFPEKLKSETVVVGSGPGGALTAYYLAESGRDVLLIEEGSLQPLESTKSFSIEEMVEKYRNGGITPMFGSPKIVYVEGRVVGGGSEVNSGLYHRTPDYILEKWKKNFDVDALSYKDMLPHFEACEQALSVSTLPHEPSKPSLKLKQGADKMGWEAVEVPRWFTYSQQQDQYGRFLSHKQSMSKTFIPKAIEHGCKLLPDTWIKSIKQNGAKWVLIGKHQSQREIVIETEHLFICCGAVQTAALLRRSGIKHNIGNTLQVHPTLKVIAQFDEIINDLDLGVPVFQVKNFAPRLSFGCSISSPPYLATGMIDHPDFLNKVVENWETMAVYYAMITGHGRGTVRTIPGFRDPVVRYHLTEEDLRDLSDGLYKLSCLLFEAGASVIYPSISGMNRFSNRLHLKDIPEVLPTSKTNLMTIHLFSSCPMGEKKEICATDSFGKVHGFSNLYISDASLLCTAPGVNPQGSIMAISRRNVLKFLGKL, from the coding sequence ATGACTAGTCAAATATTCACTGTTTCTCCACAATTTCCAGAAAAGTTAAAAAGTGAAACGGTGGTCGTTGGTTCTGGTCCTGGTGGCGCATTGACAGCGTATTATTTGGCTGAGTCCGGTAGAGATGTTTTGTTGATTGAAGAAGGATCGCTACAACCTTTGGAATCGACTAAATCATTTTCGATTGAAGAAATGGTTGAGAAATACCGAAATGGAGGTATAACTCCTATGTTCGGTTCTCCAAAAATTGTTTATGTCGAAGGAAGAGTTGTTGGAGGAGGAAGCGAGGTAAACAGCGGACTATATCATCGTACTCCTGACTATATTTTGGAAAAATGGAAGAAAAATTTTGACGTTGATGCGTTATCTTATAAGGATATGCTTCCACATTTTGAAGCTTGTGAACAAGCGTTATCGGTATCTACTCTCCCGCATGAACCATCCAAACCTTCGTTAAAGCTTAAACAAGGGGCGGATAAGATGGGATGGGAAGCGGTTGAAGTTCCCCGATGGTTTACTTATAGTCAACAACAAGATCAATACGGTCGATTTCTTAGCCATAAACAATCTATGTCAAAAACGTTTATACCGAAAGCAATCGAACATGGCTGTAAGCTTCTTCCGGATACTTGGATTAAGTCCATTAAGCAAAATGGAGCAAAGTGGGTTTTAATCGGGAAACATCAATCCCAAAGAGAAATAGTCATTGAAACAGAACACTTATTCATTTGTTGTGGAGCGGTACAAACCGCTGCGTTATTAAGAAGAAGCGGAATCAAACATAATATTGGTAACACGCTTCAAGTCCATCCGACACTAAAGGTAATTGCACAGTTTGACGAGATAATTAATGATTTGGATCTGGGGGTACCTGTATTTCAAGTCAAAAACTTTGCTCCTAGACTCAGTTTCGGCTGTTCGATAAGCTCTCCTCCCTATCTAGCAACCGGAATGATTGATCATCCTGATTTTTTAAATAAAGTAGTTGAAAACTGGGAGACGATGGCTGTTTATTATGCAATGATAACAGGGCACGGAAGAGGAACGGTTCGAACGATTCCAGGCTTTAGAGATCCGGTGGTGCGCTATCATCTTACTGAGGAAGATTTAAGGGATCTTTCTGATGGGCTCTATAAACTCTCTTGCTTGCTATTTGAAGCGGGAGCATCTGTTATTTACCCGAGCATATCTGGCATGAATAGGTTTAGTAATCGGTTACACCTAAAAGATATCCCGGAGGTTCTTCCTACATCAAAAACAAATTTAATGACGATTCATCTGTTTTCATCCTGTCCAATGGGGGAAAAGAAAGAAATTTGTGCGACGGATTCCTTTGGAAAAGTGCATGGATTTTCAAATCTGTACATTTCTGATGCTAGTTTGCTTTGCACTGCCCCCGGGGTAAATCCACAAGGCTCTATCATGGCAATTTCAAGAAGAAATGTTCTTAAATTTCTAGGGAAGCTTTAA
- a CDS encoding decaprenyl-phosphate phosphoribosyltransferase: MNLSNLLKVMALLFIQLRPKQWTKNLIVFAAPLYSMQLVNPNVFWKSLVSFFLFCFISGCVYILNDFVDRKADRMHPDKKHRPMASGALNPNLALTFGFLLFVSSVWVANLFNVSFALCLILYFTLNVFYSLRLKHVVLIDILLIASGFVLRAVGGALVIDVPLTEWFLLCALWLSMFLAVSKRRQELYLLQNKKGTHRKVLESYSVALLDQYNSIFATTTIISYSLFVISSEHSNLLMWSIPLVIYGICRYLYLIHQEGKGGKPEEILLEDKHIFITAVMYVVLILISLY, encoded by the coding sequence ATGAATCTATCTAATCTCCTAAAGGTAATGGCTCTACTTTTTATACAATTGCGACCCAAACAATGGACGAAAAATCTTATTGTCTTCGCAGCTCCGCTTTACTCCATGCAACTTGTCAATCCTAATGTATTTTGGAAATCTCTAGTCAGCTTCTTTTTATTTTGCTTTATTTCCGGGTGTGTTTATATCTTGAACGATTTTGTCGATCGGAAAGCCGACAGGATGCATCCTGATAAAAAACATCGACCGATGGCATCAGGAGCTTTAAATCCCAATTTAGCACTAACATTCGGGTTTCTTCTTTTTGTCTCCTCCGTTTGGGTTGCTAACTTGTTTAACGTTTCCTTTGCTTTATGCCTCATACTCTATTTCACCTTAAATGTATTCTACTCACTTCGATTAAAACATGTCGTCTTAATAGACATTTTATTAATAGCCTCCGGGTTTGTATTACGAGCTGTTGGAGGTGCACTTGTGATCGATGTTCCTTTGACAGAATGGTTTTTACTTTGTGCTTTATGGTTATCGATGTTTCTAGCTGTTAGTAAAAGAAGACAAGAACTTTATTTATTACAGAACAAAAAAGGAACACATCGGAAAGTATTAGAGAGTTACTCCGTTGCGTTACTTGATCAGTACAATAGCATTTTTGCCACCACCACCATCATTAGTTACTCACTTTTCGTCATTAGTTCAGAACATTCCAATCTGTTAATGTGGAGCATCCCATTGGTGATTTACGGGATTTGTCGATACCTTTATTTAATTCACCAAGAAGGAAAAGGAGGAAAACCGGAAGAGATTTTATTGGAAGATAAGCATATTTTCATCACGGCGGTTATGTATGTTGTGCTCATTTTAATTAGTCTTTACTAA
- a CDS encoding FAD-binding oxidoreductase: MFRKEKIGGWGNYPVEECFVYRPEKLSDLKELVEWQDDTYRISRGNGRSYGDTALNGGHSLLLLTKFNRFLSFDAERGILECEGGTMLEEIIEFFLPKGYFLPVTPGTKYVTLGGAIANDVHGKNHHKAGCLSEHILDLKLLTASGEILTCSREQNADLFWATVGGIGLTGIILSARMKLIQVSSTTIDVNYLKATNLEEAFELFRHHDHLYDYSVAWIDCLATGDSLGRSVLMLGNHSPSSETTSNFLPIKRKRKWKVPIEMPSSLLNPLTIKGFNHFYYHSFKDGSHKTIDYDSYFYPLDSILNWNRLYGKKGFIQYQVVFPEETSFAGLTEMLKKLSQSKRPSFLAVLKSFGMENKGLLSFPFKGHTLALDFPVKDQTIFPFLKEMDELVLRYNGRIYLAKDSVLHPDTFKAMYPKLEQFKKIKKEVDPKGIFSSSMSRRLGITGDCQ, translated from the coding sequence ATGTTTCGTAAAGAAAAAATAGGCGGATGGGGGAATTACCCAGTAGAGGAATGTTTCGTTTATAGACCTGAAAAACTAAGCGATTTAAAAGAATTGGTTGAGTGGCAGGATGATACTTATAGAATTTCTAGAGGGAATGGAAGAAGCTATGGGGATACAGCCTTAAATGGGGGCCACTCACTTCTCTTACTCACAAAATTTAATCGTTTCCTGTCATTTGATGCTGAAAGAGGGATTTTAGAATGTGAAGGGGGGACGATGTTAGAAGAAATCATTGAATTCTTTTTACCAAAGGGATATTTCCTTCCAGTCACACCAGGGACCAAATATGTAACCTTAGGCGGGGCCATTGCCAATGATGTTCACGGGAAAAATCATCACAAAGCCGGCTGTCTTTCCGAGCATATTCTTGATTTAAAGCTACTGACGGCTTCCGGAGAAATCCTGACCTGTTCACGGGAACAAAATGCGGACTTATTTTGGGCAACGGTAGGGGGGATTGGACTTACCGGAATTATTCTAAGCGCCCGAATGAAATTGATTCAAGTTAGTAGTACAACCATCGATGTAAATTATCTAAAAGCTACTAACCTTGAGGAAGCGTTCGAATTGTTCCGTCATCATGATCATCTATATGACTATTCAGTTGCATGGATTGATTGTTTAGCAACTGGCGATTCGTTAGGCCGCTCTGTCTTAATGCTAGGAAACCATTCTCCCTCTTCAGAAACCACATCAAATTTTCTTCCAATAAAACGTAAACGGAAATGGAAGGTCCCGATTGAAATGCCTTCATCATTATTAAACCCGTTAACGATTAAAGGATTTAATCATTTTTATTACCACTCTTTCAAGGACGGATCTCATAAAACCATTGATTATGATTCGTATTTTTATCCTTTGGATTCCATTCTCAACTGGAATCGCCTTTATGGAAAAAAAGGATTTATTCAGTATCAGGTTGTCTTTCCGGAAGAGACAAGTTTTGCAGGGCTAACAGAAATGCTAAAGAAACTGAGTCAATCTAAAAGGCCATCTTTTTTAGCGGTATTGAAAAGTTTTGGCATGGAAAATAAGGGATTGCTTTCCTTCCCTTTCAAAGGTCATACATTGGCTTTGGATTTTCCAGTGAAAGACCAAACCATCTTTCCGTTTTTAAAAGAAATGGATGAGTTAGTTCTTCGTTATAATGGTCGAATATACCTTGCAAAAGATTCGGTTTTACATCCAGACACCTTTAAGGCGATGTACCCTAAATTAGAGCAGTTTAAAAAAATAAAAAAGGAAGTCGATCCAAAAGGAATTTTTTCATCGTCGATGTCTAGAAGGCTTGGGATAACGGGGGATTGTCAATGA
- a CDS encoding SDR family oxidoreductase encodes MKQVLIVGATSGISKALAYHFASKHVNLILAGRDMEEINRLGTDLEIRYGIHANTIYFDALKEENISSFFERCLQLTGDLDGIIVSYGLMHDQKEMEQNRSSIREMINVNFTSVVYILEEAARFFEKKQKGFICAISSVAGDRGRRNNYIYGASKGAITVYLQGLRNRLAHSKVNVLTVKPGFVDTKMTYGLLKPSILVAPPQTIAASIYKSILKKKEILYTPWYWFYIMQVIRMVPEKLFKFIKW; translated from the coding sequence ATGAAACAGGTATTAATAGTGGGTGCGACGTCCGGAATCTCCAAAGCGTTAGCTTATCACTTTGCTTCTAAACATGTAAATCTTATTCTAGCGGGAAGGGATATGGAAGAAATCAACAGGCTTGGAACCGATCTTGAAATCCGATACGGAATTCATGCAAATACCATTTATTTTGACGCATTAAAAGAAGAAAACATCTCGTCTTTTTTTGAAAGATGTCTTCAATTAACTGGTGATTTGGATGGAATCATCGTCTCCTATGGTTTAATGCATGACCAAAAAGAAATGGAACAAAATCGTTCGTCCATTCGTGAAATGATTAACGTGAATTTTACTTCAGTAGTATATATTCTTGAAGAAGCAGCAAGATTTTTTGAGAAAAAACAAAAAGGGTTTATCTGTGCAATCTCGTCCGTTGCTGGAGATCGCGGAAGACGGAATAATTACATTTATGGTGCTTCAAAAGGAGCTATAACGGTTTATTTACAAGGGTTAAGAAATCGACTAGCTCATTCAAAAGTGAATGTACTAACCGTAAAACCGGGTTTTGTCGACACGAAAATGACCTACGGTTTGCTAAAGCCATCGATATTAGTGGCACCTCCCCAAACAATTGCCGCATCGATCTACAAATCAATCCTAAAGAAAAAAGAGATCCTCTACACTCCTTGGTATTGGTTTTATATTATGCAGGTCATTCGAATGGTTCCAGAAAAACTCTTTAAATTCATAAAATGGTAA